ttaatacttatttggtTTATAAGATTGGCGCCAAAATCgatattttacatgaaaattaatGCCGTCATAGAATGTCTAAAAAGGTTGCTGTGTAGCCAACACTTTGCGCAATTTCCGCTTTTCCGATTTTTCTCCTGTTTGGTTGGTAAGTTTTGTTCTTGATACGTTcggaaacattttattacaatactaaaaattaacCAACACATTAAAGCTATCATTTTGATATCAATAACCATCCTTGACTCTACTGATTTTCATTACTTGGTTGCAGAATCttaaaaactgtataaaaaattaatatgcatgttgaatcaaattgaaatatcacttgaaatttatatatcaaacaagtatcaagtaaaataattatcttttattaattagagCTACAATTTTActggataatatttatttttaatttaaatgcctaaataatatcaactttaaATAAGTCCGAATTTACATGGTTTGCCTATTTTTCTAGCTTGCAATACTGTTTAATAGCAAGCAAGGCACAAGGCAGCACTTGCTTCTTCTCAATCATAAATGGTGTGATGTGAGGgcgcgattttattttatggaatcccataaaataaaatgttacttgaAATGAGGTAGCATCCGagaataataaagttaataacatCTCAATATTATGCCTTAATTTTTCGTGTTGTAATAGAATAATTGGGAATGCTGAACATGAATAATACTTTAGTTGCAAATGGTAAGTATAGATCAAATTctcttaaaatactatttactgcaatgatttactttattttttaatctttcctTCTAATTTCTATCAGAAACTAATAGATAtcgtatttaaatcataatataatttgtacattcACCAACCTTTCCACGTAAGTGCCTTAAATTCAagtcgattatttttaattttacggtTCATAAGGGTTAAAATGATTTAGTCAAGGCTCAggcaaaattaatttgaacttcgttttttagatttttaaacattaccaataatatattttctatgaaatatgCTATTCTTAATGAAAAATACaggaatataaaaactaaacaaagaatattatgaattgaaaactaggaaaattatatatagattagtaaaatattattagttttacacatcatattttattaccaactaatatttataataaaaattcaatatagatCTGTGATAaaatatgagtatttttttgattgatttatttattgtaaatttttatatgtaatgtttgAAATTGAGGTATATTACTCTAaggaatatatatacaattatatttgtcttgtctttagaaaataaacttctgtgaatattacatatttttaatattcatattatcatcataaatattaatacttatacagTCAGaagaaaactttatttgtttcatttacatatattagcTTGTATCATCtgctgttatatataatattaaaatcatttatgttaatgctagttttatgtgttttacttttttcttatatatttatataatattaatgcacttaaatatttatttacattatcatGCTCTTAAatgtgtgtattattattaattttataaatattgtttttatgtattttgtgttaatttataatagataaatagaaATAAGTTCACCATTTACTTTGCTGGGGATACTGTTGGGATAAAGacaaatacattacaattattatttactaataacatTGTAACATGTATATGTCTTTATTGTGTGTGATGATAGCATAATATTGTGTTTGCACCTTTAAACCATTAACAATCAAAATGATCACCATGCCTTCTAGTTTGTACtgcttttgtttgtgtttttaacTGTTTTGTAGTATtggtttcatataataattctattatgCATATGTTAACATATTAAGTTAAATCTGTTGCAAATTAAGCTTATCgactaaaaaaatatggttaataattttctatttgtaaaacgatcaaaataatctaatataacataacaatcTTCTATATCCATTTAAAAACCCATAAAAATTAGTCACATTGTTGTAAAGATTAGCTTggtcaaataaatattgagagtccaaaatttttattaaatttaataatatttaattttaactattttacatGCATTTGAACCATTACACATGATTATCATAGAATACACAGTAATATTGATTCATTCAGGAAATATGATGGTCTACTGATAAGATTAAATTGTTATCAGATTTGAATTATTGCTTTAGATATCTATTTCGTAACATTATACTTGAGAGGTCAGATGAAATCTTTTCAACAGTTTCattcttataaaaacaatacatacacttttaaaatagaatgatatgttaaataaaaataaaaaaaattgtcaataacAATTTACGGATAGAGAAAGTCACAGCCCATAAATATTCTTCTGCTGAGCTTTTAGTCCAatacctcctctccttttgaagaGCTGGTTTGGAGCTTATATTGCATTATAGCTTACATTGCTGTAATGTGGGTTGGTAGATATACATATGGCACATTTCCATCTGACACATTCAGTTTTCCtcaaaatgtttttcttcaccgccaagcagGAGATTTTTATGAACAAATGAAACACATGTAAAATTATCTGCCAATTTAAAAGACTTTTTTAATACCAATATTGaaaatgtgttattattttatttacaccttTGTCTTATTAGTCACTCAAAAAATGGTCCTCTCGATTCAAggataaattgaatattttaaggaaAAGGTATGTTGGTGAACACTATGTAGAATATATGtattgattttcataaaatttatattcataattacttTGGTTTTATCCGAATGATCATTCTCCCATACCCGTAATCCCATAAAAGGTAATCATTCtgcataaatgtttattatatgtttttgacTATAACTCTTATTAGAGTAATTAATTAGAAGTATAATATAAACTCATAATAACTTAAAACACAGGTAGGtttgtaaatttgttatttacatttgttaaaaaaacttttctagATATATCATTAGAATGTTAATTTCTATGTCAAAATAGACCAGACAATCTATTTTCTTAGTTCTTATTACTCAAAGATTATGTGAATCAAAAGGATTCCATCCATATAGAGTATCAACaacctttataaaaataccataTTTACCACcagtcttttaaaaatatgatcttatacataaataagttatatagaAACTAAAATTGCATATTTATAGTAGAAtagaagtaaatttatatagtatttctCTTTCTAATTAGGAAAATCTCTTTTTTATTGGGTatccacaaataaaaaaaaaaaaacaaaattacttaggTCGAATTAGTGTTATGAGCTATGAAATTACTTAATGTAAGCAAGgtcctaatataaatatttctttatgtcgattgtatttaaactttaaataactaAGCAACATGCGAATTATAGTAACTTTACCTAAGTTTTTATgtagaaatatttgaaaaaaccaATATTTGTCttaaacaaatttgtttaagatttgtagtatatttgagaggtaaatataaaaaaggcaaacataaaaacatatgcTATTGCCACACCCAACAGTTATCCCCAGTGAGGTATACAGACCGTGTTCTTTTATATTACAGATGAATATGAAGTTATTGGGGAGGCCCAATGGCAAATCTTGGAAACAAATGCCGATGAGCAAGTTATTAAAATCTACGGCTACAAGTACTCAAAAATACGTGCagttatatttcatacagtttGCATGTCACTATGCGGTCTACCATATTTTGCATTTTCATATTATCCAACATTAAAtcgattcaaatatataaaatgcagTTTGAAAACGGCTGATGAATTATGTGGTAAGAATTTATGACGTGGTGTTTCAATTTtagctaaaataattaatagtgctTTTAATAGGGCagacattcaatatttttttttatattttagtaacggATGGCGAAGATTCTTTCCAAATCGAAAAGGTAAATGAAGTAGATTTGAGCCTCTCCAGTCATAGAGGAAATAGACTACGCTACTTCATTTACCAACATAGCCGCTATATATGGCTTAATGATAATGGAACCTTCATCAATGTATTGGCACTCAATGAAAAACTAACAATAAGTCTGTTAATGGAAAATATGTGTGGCATCAATAAAAGGCAACAAAATGAactgtaagtaattttatacttgattttattatttaattgtaagcaACTATGTTATTTACGTATGCTCGAATATAACATGAATTCAATTGAACCAATTATGATTGGCTTCAGCCAATacaaaaagattaatattattataactccAAGTTAATTTGATCACAATTTCATTGATACTtgttaagttttatgtttttatttaaatcattagtaGCTcctatgtcttttttttatttatattcccaatagttttttttacaaatatgttttttttgtttataggaTTAAATTATATGGAGGCAATTCAGTGGAAGTCGAAGTAAAATGTTACTGGACGATATTTGTGAATGAAGTATTcaatccattttatttatttcaagttttcTCTATAATCCTATGGTCACTGGATGAATATTACCAGTATGCAACTTGCGTTTTCCTTCTTTCTGCAGCGTCGTGTATGATGGCTCTTTATCAAACTAAACAggtaaataaaatgaagaatTTACATAGGTTTTACCAACAAGACAACAATAAAAGGAAAAAGTGATCCTAATTTATCGCAATAACACGAAAATGTCTTAAGAGATatattgtttcaaattattcaaaacaaaggaaaattaatttatcatttagtGATGAACTTACAATTTctaatacaaaatttcaatttagaaattttaataatacgtatttaagtgtagtatttgtttaatattaatttaattaggagcttttttattttcaactgcaaattaacttttattttattgtattttatatgacattttgagagttttcttaagaaaaataagtttaagtgcTGATAATGAGGTCATCTCTACTTAAATTATGTGATCCTAACTTGGACAAatcatcaataatttttaattagtatttttcagCTTAAGCATTGCGAGATAGATATGTAAATATGTGGAGGTGAATCATAGAAATAATGTTTCCAGATGAGTATAAACCTGCACAAAATGGCGGGCTCGACCAGCACGTTCACGGTGACGGTGCTGCGGCCGACGCGCACGGGGCGCGAGGAGTGCGTGGTGAACGCGAGCCGGCTGGTCCCCGGGGACGTGCTGGTGCTGCCGCCCGACGGCTGCGTCATGCCGTGCGACGCCATGCTGCTCACCGGCACCTGCATCGTCAACGAGTCCATGCTCACCGGTGAGTCAGTGTGCGTGACTCACTCTGCAGCGGAAATTTACCATGAACAAATAGAGTAGATATTATATGAGGGCATCTAGTACAATTATTCAACATGATGAATTTAGGACGTTAAGAGTCGACagaataatcttattaaattttaagttttaaaattgcatttattatggcttttaaagtatattagaaTTATCCTATAACTTTCATTCGGATACTAGTGTTAGTGTCTTAAGAAAGAATTTAAGTATTGATATGTTGAGTAGCagtaacgtaaaaaaaataacaaacaaaaaaaactcaCTTTCGAATTTATTGTACTGCCGTATGattcaaatcaatataaaaacaaattataagatAGCTGTGTATCATATAATAAAGCTTCCATGTCTTATGGTAGATGTGGGACATCGCCTCTGACAATTGATTGTATAGCGGACAATTTTGAGGTTAATTAAGGGCTTGTGCTGTGTAAATCTTTCATAAACTACATCAATGAATCGTTTGTATCCTTTATTGGGAGAATTAATTGTTGAGTTATGCATCATACACTTTCGAACCAGTCTTCGCACGTGCTCtactaagtttttaaatttaagttcggctaaattttacatttatgttatgttcatattacaaaatataaaagacaatttttttaccaaaattcttaaaaaatactatttatactattaatacaacTATTACTTCTTATGTTTATAGCCGCGTGCGCGGTAATCGTAAATATTCGACCAACAATTCGCTgattacatgaaaatataatttaactgaagaAATTACTTTGCTTGGAAAAAACTTCGCTTTAAAAATTAACGAAGCTATATCCAGAAGATTTAGCGTTCTGTCTCAGCGTTTCAAGTGCATTTTTATATAGTCGCTTACTATACGAACTTTTCGAGTAAAATTTAGCTTCGAATGttctttatatacaatatgtacTACTATTTTGTCATACGATCTTCTATAGTATAGTAATATTACTGAGCTTTTTCTTGAAAGCacttttcttaaaaatacttgCCTCTGTTAAGTTCTATTTAGGaaggcatttttttataaacaaacacattttgtaattattcacCTTCGAGacactagtataaaataaaattagtagtatataataaaaaaatgtagtcagctagtgaattatataatatttacaggtGAAAGTGTACCTGTCATGAAGGGTCCCCCGTGCATTTCACAAGAAGTTTATTCAACTGATACGCACAAGAGGCATACGCTGTTTGCTGGCACACACGTTATTCAAACAAGATTCTATGGAAACAATcaggtatttattaaaacatttataccttttaattttatgtgagttttgttagtttatttagttaattataagTGAACTTCGTTTCAGGTGTTGGCGAAAGTCGTTCGCACTGGCTTTTACACCGCCAAAGGAGAGttgataaaaagtattttatttccaaaaaagtTTGATTTCCAATTTTATAAAGACGCCGTTAAGTTCGTCATATTTATGTTCTGCATTGCCGCTATCGGAATGGGATACTCGATTTGGCTTTACGTACGAAGAGGCGTAAGTTACTATTACGATTTCTtgccatatatatttattcatatacataGGATTTTTAGTatgaatttatgttaaaaactacaaataatgaattgttctcattttaaaattattgattttaccTTTGATAGAAAAatgtactgttatttattttgttatacatttGACACTTCGAGAAGAAGAGAATTAAACATTACTTGCTTCTCTACACTTCAAAAAATGTATACACATAAATTCATTGTATTCTTGTTCCCATACTTTTCAGAGCCTCTTGGGTACGATTGTGCTTCGAACACTGGATATAATCACCATCGTGGTGCCTCCAGCGCTACCCGCCGCTATGACGGCAGGCATCGTCTACAGCCAGCAGCGCCTCAAGCGCAATAAAATCTTTTGCGTGTCACCTCCGCGTATAATCATGTGCGGAAAACTGCAAGTCATGTGCTTCGACAAGGTAAAttacctttgtttttttttcccttgtaatatgaaattaattaataataaaattttagtaataattttaatttaacatttcagaCGGGAACTCTAACAGAGGATGGGCTGGACTTTTATGCAGTCATACCATTTAACCCTACTGAGAAATTTGGACGCCGTTGCAATGAAATTGTTGACCTACCTAATAAAAGTCCTCTTGTTCAAGCCCTAGCATCTTGCCATTCTCTCACAAGCATTCAAGGACAATTGAAAGGAGATCCACTGGACTTGAAGATGTTTGAATTCACTCAATGGGTATTTATAGTTTCCTAGTTATTTGTCAATTTAGGATATATTTAAGAAGTTTAGACAAGTGAgtgtaatataacaaatattgttttcttttagCCATaactaatttgttatttttaaaatttaggttTTGGAAGAGCCAGGTCCTGAAAATACCAGATATGACAACTTGACCCCAGCTATAGTAAAGCCTGCCACTGTTCATAATGAGGATCTTCAGAACTTGGACAACTATGACCCATTTACAATGGAGATGCCTTATGAGGTATGTTTATTTAAGGCTTCatagctataatataatattacatatgttatataatgcttctttaaatatttgtaatacatagcTTGAAGAATCTACTAAATTTGGGAtactatacaattttttttttaaataaactaaactattaCATTTTGCAATATTTCAGATTGGATTACTCCGAAGATTTCATTTTTCGTCATCTCAGCAATCTATGGGAGTTATTGCTCGAGTTCTTGGTCAGCCCCAAATGGTTTACTATGTAAAAGGAGCTCCTgaaaaggtaattaaaaatcttCACTATAAAGTTGGCCAACATTTttgaatgataatatattaatattaacttactactataaaaataaaaaaaatactacatgaatttatttgaaaattagtgttaggtatttaaaaaaaaactttaaataaaactccaAGGTTGCAGGCATGTGTGATCCAGATTCACTACCAGATAACTTTAGCACCGTTCTCAACGAGTATACATCAAATGGTTTCCGAGTGATTGGTCTCGCCTATAAGAAATTAGATCGTAAGATGAAGTGGGTTGACGCGCAAAGACTAAAGCGAGAGACAATAGAATGCGATATGATGTTTTTAGGCTTTCTAGTCATGCAAAATAGCCTGAAACCGGAGACAACGCAAGTTATAAAAGAATTACATGATGCTAATATGAGACAGGTTATGGTCACCGGTAAGTAACTGAACAATatactgaattaaatttaaaaaaaattattaatttaaaaaaagaaaacttctcTAAGTTAACTGCATTATTTTTTGTGAATCCACTATTTATGTTAActctttcttttaatttaaaaaggaatGCATTCACAATGGAGCATGTAAAATATGGGTGTATGAAGAGCAGTTgttaaaaattcttatattttaggGGATAATATAATGACTGCCATGTCGGTAGCTCGAGGTTGTTCAATGGTTCAGCCTCATCAAAAAGTGGTGCTCATAACTGCATCCCAACAACTAAATAATGATGAGAGACCAGCACTTATTATGGAAGTTAGTATTTGGACAttaaatttcatacatatttattgatagatataacaatggtaatttttattataatagtatttgaagtttaaaataaaatattaagaatattctaTGATTGCAGGTGGTAGGCGAAGGTGGTCCACCTAAATTAGCAATGGACGCATATGTCATAGCAATGGAGGGCAAAACTTGGGCTGTCATGCGTACATATTACCCGGAGATGATTCCCACCATTGTTAATAAAGGTAGGTAGATTTTCATTACTTTTTCCTTATATAAACTATACTAAtgcataaaaaatctaattaattttattgcgaATTATCTTAAGCTATGTTTAAAGTTCTGTTTTTATCTGCAGTAATATTTCACAGTAGTGTGGAcgtaaatatgttttactttaGATGGttgttatcaaattattatatttttgagagtaatattttgattgtcaatttttttttattaattattggcaCTTATTATTATGTAGTATAATAGGGTATTTTCactagtgaaaaataaattatgaaattagataaaatttaaaatatatgtagaaatatacttaaatattttgatatcgaGTCATAAAagcgcattattaatttattatattaaaatttaaagtcgtaatttttagtctgtatatcacgtgacctaaaaccATGGTGTTGCGTCAGATAGGCAAAAACCgtcatttcaatatcatctggcactttgataaacaacttttctggagTTAAAGACGAAACGCGGGCTGCAAGAAATTTGAGATTCGgtattttaacaaactattgCCCTCGCGCTGTGCCCGAGCTATCAGTGTGTGAGTGAGCTGACTGCGCATTGAGCAAGTTTGCGTGCCATAGCGCGTACTAAGTAATATGACATAAGgtctttacttttactttacaatATGAGACCACGCATATAATCGTACATTCCCACTTATGACGTATAATCCACAAACACCGATCACGCAAAAAGCAACTCGGACATATTCATTTTTccacaaaacattaaaatacaaaagtcaAAAGataatttcttgtatttttagatttttaaacacCGTAGTAATATTTTGTTCTGTTTATATTGTACGATGTTGGAACTGAGCTATGGTTCTCTTGCGCGCGTTCTAATAGAATCAACTAATAGATAGATTGTATGCGAGGAAGTTTAAA
This genomic stretch from Vanessa atalanta chromosome 5, ilVanAtal1.2, whole genome shotgun sequence harbors:
- the LOC125064109 gene encoding polyamine-transporting ATPase 13A3-like isoform X2 is translated as MLNMNNTLVANVIGEAQWQILETNADEQVIKIYGYKYSKIRAVIFHTVCMSLCGLPYFAFSYYPTLNRFKYIKCSLKTADELCVTDGEDSFQIEKVNEVDLSLSSHRGNRLRYFIYQHSRYIWLNDNGTFINVLALNEKLTISLLMENMCGINKRQQNELIKLYGGNSVEVEVKCYWTIFVNEVFNPFYLFQVFSIILWSLDEYYQYATCVFLLSAASCMMALYQTKQMSINLHKMAGSTSTFTVTVLRPTRTGREECVVNASRLVPGDVLVLPPDGCVMPCDAMLLTGTCIVNESMLTGESVPVMKGPPCISQEVYSTDTHKRHTLFAGTHVIQTRFYGNNQVLAKVVRTGFYTAKGELIKSILFPKKFDFQFYKDAVKFVIFMFCIAAIGMGYSIWLYVRRGSLLGTIVLRTLDIITIVVPPALPAAMTAGIVYSQQRLKRNKIFCVSPPRIIMCGKLQVMCFDKTGTLTEDGLDFYAVIPFNPTEKFGRRCNEIVDLPNKSPLVQALASCHSLTSIQGQLKGDPLDLKMFEFTQWVLEEPGPENTRYDNLTPAIVKPATVHNEDLQNLDNYDPFTMEMPYEIGLLRRFHFSSSQQSMGVIARVLGQPQMVYYVKGAPEKVAGMCDPDSLPDNFSTVLNEYTSNGFRVIGLAYKKLDRKMKWVDAQRLKRETIECDMMFLGFLVMQNSLKPETTQVIKELHDANMRQVMVTGDNIMTAMSVARGCSMVQPHQKVVLITASQQLNNDERPALIMEVVGEGGPPKLAMDAYVIAMEGKTWAVMRTYYPEMIPTIVNKGMIFGRFGPDQKTQLVTALQGAGLVVGMCGDGANDCGALKAAHVGISLSEADASVAAPFTSQEQNIRCVKLLALEGRCALSTSFAIFKYMALYSLIQFFSILILYNFYSILGNNQFLYIDLVLTTLLALSLGRARPGPVLTKQSPPVSLVAITSILPLIMQVLLVLIMQLSAIYLLESQEWFKPVEGGANVEQVVCWENTVIFIITSFQYLIMACVYAKGWPFRQPFCTNYYLVITLVTQAVFVTVLLLCPWKALTDYMEVEAVNMSDPETYRFRVYLLIVPVLHLLLAIATEATLSDQDRFSALLRVLRRRCSDKEEAAGEAACPLWAPASPASPALAC
- the LOC125064109 gene encoding polyamine-transporting ATPase 13A3-like isoform X1, with translation MLNMNNTLVANDEYEVIGEAQWQILETNADEQVIKIYGYKYSKIRAVIFHTVCMSLCGLPYFAFSYYPTLNRFKYIKCSLKTADELCVTDGEDSFQIEKVNEVDLSLSSHRGNRLRYFIYQHSRYIWLNDNGTFINVLALNEKLTISLLMENMCGINKRQQNELIKLYGGNSVEVEVKCYWTIFVNEVFNPFYLFQVFSIILWSLDEYYQYATCVFLLSAASCMMALYQTKQMSINLHKMAGSTSTFTVTVLRPTRTGREECVVNASRLVPGDVLVLPPDGCVMPCDAMLLTGTCIVNESMLTGESVPVMKGPPCISQEVYSTDTHKRHTLFAGTHVIQTRFYGNNQVLAKVVRTGFYTAKGELIKSILFPKKFDFQFYKDAVKFVIFMFCIAAIGMGYSIWLYVRRGSLLGTIVLRTLDIITIVVPPALPAAMTAGIVYSQQRLKRNKIFCVSPPRIIMCGKLQVMCFDKTGTLTEDGLDFYAVIPFNPTEKFGRRCNEIVDLPNKSPLVQALASCHSLTSIQGQLKGDPLDLKMFEFTQWVLEEPGPENTRYDNLTPAIVKPATVHNEDLQNLDNYDPFTMEMPYEIGLLRRFHFSSSQQSMGVIARVLGQPQMVYYVKGAPEKVAGMCDPDSLPDNFSTVLNEYTSNGFRVIGLAYKKLDRKMKWVDAQRLKRETIECDMMFLGFLVMQNSLKPETTQVIKELHDANMRQVMVTGDNIMTAMSVARGCSMVQPHQKVVLITASQQLNNDERPALIMEVVGEGGPPKLAMDAYVIAMEGKTWAVMRTYYPEMIPTIVNKGMIFGRFGPDQKTQLVTALQGAGLVVGMCGDGANDCGALKAAHVGISLSEADASVAAPFTSQEQNIRCVKLLALEGRCALSTSFAIFKYMALYSLIQFFSILILYNFYSILGNNQFLYIDLVLTTLLALSLGRARPGPVLTKQSPPVSLVAITSILPLIMQVLLVLIMQLSAIYLLESQEWFKPVEGGANVEQVVCWENTVIFIITSFQYLIMACVYAKGWPFRQPFCTNYYLVITLVTQAVFVTVLLLCPWKALTDYMEVEAVNMSDPETYRFRVYLLIVPVLHLLLAIATEATLSDQDRFSALLRVLRRRCSDKEEAAGEAACPLWAPASPASPALAC